One Mycoavidus sp. B2-EB genomic region harbors:
- a CDS encoding SCO family protein — protein MQRVMPRQRAIFYYALFTSLLLTLFLGCSRQRDENWQLTQVRHHLPKLEFALTDDQGQKVSAQTYQGLITLVYFGYTHCPDVCPETMARLMLALSKLGDDARAVRILFISIDPARDTPASMHRYVNAFDAEHVTGLTGTLSQVEALAKRYRVAYQSEKPDADNRYEVLHSSAIYIFDQKGQAQLMATAADSADNIAHDLRILIQSS, from the coding sequence ATGCAGCGAGTTATGCCGCGCCAGCGAGCGATATTTTACTATGCGCTCTTTACCAGCTTACTATTGACGCTCTTTCTTGGCTGTAGCCGGCAGCGCGATGAAAATTGGCAATTAACCCAAGTGCGTCACCACCTTCCTAAGCTTGAGTTTGCTTTGACTGATGATCAAGGACAAAAGGTCAGCGCTCAAACTTACCAAGGCCTAATCACCCTCGTTTACTTTGGCTATACGCATTGCCCAGATGTTTGCCCTGAAACCATGGCGCGCCTTATGCTGGCGCTCTCGAAGCTAGGTGACGATGCACGCGCGGTACGCATTCTTTTTATCTCGATCGACCCAGCGCGTGATACACCGGCCTCAATGCACCGTTATGTCAATGCCTTTGATGCGGAGCATGTAACCGGCTTGACCGGCACCCTCAGTCAAGTCGAAGCACTCGCTAAACGCTATCGAGTCGCTTATCAATCTGAAAAGCCCGATGCTGATAACCGCTATGAGGTGCTGCACAGCTCAGCCATTTATATCTTCGATCAAAAAGGTCAAGCACAATTGATGGCAACCGCCGCCGATTCAGCAGATAATATTGCGCACGATTTGCGCATTCTGATTCAATCATCATAA